A stretch of the Chitinophagaceae bacterium genome encodes the following:
- the gldF gene encoding gliding motility-associated ABC transporter permease subunit GldF → MIAIFRKELTTFFSSLIGYIAIAVFLILMALIMWVFPNNVLDNGYANLDILFDNAPLVFMLLIPAVTMRMFSEEKKAGTLELIVTRPITALQIVIGKFLAAVCLVLFALLPTLLYYYSIYALGSPIGNLDSGATCGSYIGLVMISAAFISIGLFSSSITDNQIVAFVVAAFLCFIALLSFDAISGLGLFGGKADTIIQSIGMQYHYDSISRGVVDTRDIIYFVSVVVVFVLCTKTVLESRKW, encoded by the coding sequence ATGATCGCAATATTTCGAAAAGAGCTGACAACATTTTTTTCTTCCCTCATTGGATACATCGCCATTGCAGTGTTTCTGATATTGATGGCACTCATCATGTGGGTGTTTCCGAATAATGTGCTTGACAACGGATATGCCAACCTCGACATACTGTTTGATAATGCACCATTGGTTTTTATGCTTTTGATTCCGGCAGTAACCATGCGTATGTTTTCAGAAGAAAAAAAAGCTGGCACACTGGAGTTGATTGTAACGCGGCCGATAACAGCACTGCAAATTGTGATTGGTAAATTTTTAGCTGCTGTCTGCCTTGTCCTTTTTGCTTTGCTTCCAACTTTATTGTATTACTATTCCATTTACGCTCTGGGATCTCCAATTGGAAATCTAGATTCCGGCGCAACATGTGGATCATATATCGGATTAGTGATGATCAGTGCAGCTTTCATATCTATCGGACTTTTTTCTTCTTCTATCACGGATAACCAGATTGTCGCATTTGTAGTAGCTGCATTTTTATGTTTCATTGCATTGTTGTCGTTTGATGCAATAAGTGGCTTAGGATTATTTGGCGGAAAAGCGGATACCATTATTCAATCAATCGGTATGCAATACCATTACGATTCTATCAGTCGTGGCGTGGTGGATACAAGAGATATCATTTATTTTGTTTCTGTTGTAGTGGTATTTGTTTTGTGTACGAAGACGGTGTTAGAGAGCAGGAAGTGGTAG
- a CDS encoding ATP-binding cassette domain-containing protein, giving the protein MSIIVSGLTKMYGQQRAVDAISFEVKAGEVLGFLGPNGAGKSTTMKILTGYLPQNEGHASVCGFDVEKQSLEARKHIGYLAENNPLYADLYVKEFLLFVARLNQVNNKTKRVREIIGMTGLEKEQLKKINALSKGYRQRVGIAQALLHDPQVLILDEPTSGLDPNQLTEVRQLIRELGKEKTVILSTHIMQEVQAICSRVVIIDKGKIVADDAIERLQQKSGGEIIILVSFKQNTERKKLEAIIHVKKVESAGDNKWKIYGQPGLQEDVFRFAVDNQLTITSLTEEQQSLEEVFKELTKVRGNLNQ; this is encoded by the coding sequence TTGTCAATCATCGTTTCAGGGCTCACAAAAATGTATGGTCAGCAGCGTGCTGTTGACGCCATTTCATTTGAAGTGAAAGCCGGAGAAGTGCTGGGATTTCTCGGACCCAATGGTGCAGGCAAGTCTACCACCATGAAAATTCTGACCGGATATCTTCCGCAAAATGAAGGTCATGCATCTGTCTGTGGATTTGATGTGGAAAAACAATCGCTCGAAGCAAGAAAACACATTGGCTACCTGGCAGAAAACAATCCATTGTACGCTGATCTTTATGTGAAAGAATTTCTGCTGTTTGTGGCGCGCCTGAACCAGGTGAACAACAAAACCAAACGTGTCCGGGAAATCATCGGCATGACCGGTTTAGAAAAAGAACAACTCAAAAAGATCAATGCGCTTTCAAAAGGATACCGTCAACGTGTGGGCATTGCGCAGGCTTTGCTTCACGATCCGCAAGTTTTAATTCTGGATGAACCCACTTCAGGTCTGGATCCGAATCAATTGACAGAAGTGCGGCAACTTATCAGGGAATTGGGGAAAGAAAAAACAGTGATACTTTCTACCCACATCATGCAGGAGGTGCAGGCGATCTGCAGTCGTGTGGTAATCATCGACAAAGGAAAGATTGTTGCTGATGATGCGATTGAACGGTTGCAACAAAAGTCAGGTGGTGAAATAATAATACTTGTTTCCTTCAAGCAAAACACAGAAAGAAAAAAACTGGAGGCCATCATCCATGTTAAAAAAGTTGAATCCGCCGGAGATAATAAATGGAAAATCTATGGACAACCGGGATTACAGGAAGATGTCTTCCGTTTTGCAGTAGACAATCAGCTTACCATTACTTCACTGACTGAAGAACAACAATCGCTGGAAGAAGTGTTTAAGGAATTGACAAAAGTTCGTGGCAACTTAAATCAATAA
- the selD gene encoding selenide, water dikinase SelD, with translation MEEEKIRLTQFSHGAGCGCKIAPSVLQEILKGSRSGNTFSNLLVGNESGDDAAVYELTNGDCLISTTDFFMPIVDDPFDFGRIAATNAISDVYAMGGAPIMAIAILGWPVEKLPVALAQQILQGGKSVCELAGIPLAGGHTIDSPEPIFGLSVNGLVKKNFLKRNNTAKAGDLLFLTKPIGTGILSTALKRKLVTEDALKPAVELMCTLNKPGELFGGLDYVHAMTDVTGFGILGHLLELCEGSNVSATLTYAAIRLIDGVEPLAKKFVAPDNTFRNWKSYEPKVEGVTGERLVTLCDPQTSGGLLVAIDQQFGEAFQKLLKELHLENHLEPIGILKEKKEEQWISVV, from the coding sequence ATGGAAGAAGAAAAAATCAGGCTTACACAATTCAGTCATGGTGCCGGATGCGGATGTAAGATTGCACCATCGGTGTTGCAAGAAATTCTTAAAGGTTCACGATCAGGAAACACCTTCTCCAATTTACTGGTCGGCAACGAATCAGGTGATGATGCCGCGGTGTATGAATTGACAAATGGTGATTGCCTCATCAGCACAACCGATTTCTTTATGCCGATTGTAGATGATCCATTCGACTTTGGAAGAATTGCCGCCACCAACGCTATCAGCGATGTGTATGCGATGGGTGGTGCACCGATTATGGCGATTGCCATTCTGGGTTGGCCTGTTGAAAAATTGCCGGTTGCATTGGCGCAGCAAATTTTGCAAGGTGGAAAATCTGTTTGTGAGTTGGCAGGTATCCCGTTGGCAGGTGGACATACCATTGACAGTCCTGAACCGATCTTCGGACTCAGTGTGAACGGACTGGTGAAAAAAAATTTCCTGAAAAGAAATAATACCGCAAAAGCCGGTGACCTTTTATTTCTTACAAAACCCATTGGCACCGGCATTCTTTCCACTGCTTTAAAAAGAAAATTAGTGACGGAAGACGCACTGAAGCCTGCGGTAGAACTGATGTGTACGCTTAATAAACCCGGCGAATTATTTGGCGGGTTGGATTACGTGCATGCCATGACCGATGTAACAGGCTTTGGAATTCTTGGTCACCTTTTGGAATTATGTGAAGGCAGCAATGTTTCTGCAACACTCACTTATGCTGCTATCCGTTTGATCGATGGAGTTGAGCCATTGGCAAAAAAATTTGTAGCACCTGATAATACTTTCAGAAACTGGAAAAGCTATGAACCAAAAGTTGAAGGTGTAACCGGCGAACGACTTGTAACACTTTGCGATCCTCAGACTAGCGGCGGATTATTGGTTGCTATTGATCAACAGTTCGGGGAAGCGTTTCAAAAACTGCTTAAAGAGCTTCACCTGGAAAATCATTTGGAACCTATTGGCATTCTTAAAGAAAAAAAAGAGGAGCAGTGGATCAGTGTAGTATGA
- the mnmH gene encoding tRNA 2-selenouridine(34) synthase MnmH produces MVQKLNIDAFLQQSTGHPVIDVRAPGEFLHAHIPGAISLPLFSDEERAVIGTIYKQKGREEAMLKALDYYGANMQRIISDLKKTTDDKKLFVHCWRGGMRSGVVSWMLDLFGYQVSTLNKGYKVFRAAVLESFSQTRRLVILGGKTGSAKTMVIHELIRQQQQVIDLEGLACHKGSAFGGLNEPESPSQEQFENDLFMKLRKTDASLPIWLEDESQRIGPVNLPNALWAQMRNAQVIYLEIPFEERLNYLVQTYGEYEQEELKAATLRIRKRLGGLETNKVIQHLESKDMKSAFNILLHYYDKNYLRATKNRDETMIQKIDSSTVDASANAQLILQALKNRWINSSKV; encoded by the coding sequence ATGGTTCAAAAACTTAACATCGATGCCTTTCTTCAGCAATCAACCGGTCATCCGGTGATTGATGTGCGGGCGCCGGGCGAATTTCTGCATGCACATATTCCCGGAGCTATAAGTCTCCCGCTATTTTCTGATGAAGAACGGGCGGTAATAGGTACGATTTACAAACAAAAAGGACGTGAAGAGGCTATGTTAAAAGCGCTTGATTATTATGGTGCAAACATGCAACGAATCATAAGCGATTTAAAAAAAACAACTGACGATAAAAAGTTATTTGTTCATTGCTGGCGTGGTGGCATGCGCAGCGGTGTGGTGTCATGGATGCTGGATCTTTTCGGATACCAGGTTTCCACACTGAATAAGGGTTACAAAGTATTCAGGGCAGCAGTGCTCGAATCATTTTCACAGACCAGAAGGCTGGTAATTTTAGGAGGCAAAACAGGATCAGCGAAAACAATGGTCATTCATGAATTAATCCGCCAGCAGCAGCAGGTAATTGATCTTGAAGGGCTGGCTTGCCACAAAGGATCTGCTTTTGGAGGATTGAATGAACCGGAATCCCCTTCACAGGAACAATTTGAGAATGATCTTTTCATGAAACTCCGGAAGACCGATGCTTCTCTTCCGATCTGGCTCGAAGATGAAAGCCAGCGCATCGGACCTGTTAATCTTCCCAATGCGCTCTGGGCGCAAATGAGAAATGCACAAGTGATTTATCTCGAAATTCCTTTTGAAGAACGGCTGAATTATCTCGTGCAAACGTATGGCGAATATGAGCAGGAAGAATTGAAAGCAGCAACGCTTCGTATTCGCAAAAGGCTGGGTGGACTGGAAACAAACAAGGTGATTCAACACCTGGAAAGCAAAGACATGAAAAGCGCATTTAATATTCTGCTTCATTACTACGACAAGAACTACCTGCGGGCAACAAAAAACAGAGATGAAACAATGATTCAGAAAATAGACAGTAGCACGGTAGATGCTTCAGCGAATGCGCAATTGATTTTGCAGGCTCTCAAGAATAGATGGATCAATTCCAGCAAAGTTTGA
- a CDS encoding 3'-5' exonuclease, translating to MDFVAIDFETANELSTSACELGIAVVRNYKVVESKSFLIQPPDLRFNPFNTMLHGIGAEQVADQPDFKALWPELLPYFENELVIAHNAGFDMHVLRSLLLHYEIPFNEMPFTCSIKVAKKVWKEHQRYGLKSLTKILGIELEHHRAESDAKACALIACMAFRENQVSITEEIITKLNIYPGSISLEKLVSTRNKPELVKRGKRYFYREME from the coding sequence ATGGATTTTGTCGCGATAGATTTTGAAACCGCTAATGAGCTTTCCACCAGTGCCTGTGAGCTGGGAATTGCTGTAGTACGCAACTATAAGGTGGTGGAAAGCAAATCCTTTCTCATTCAACCACCGGATCTCCGGTTTAATCCTTTTAACACCATGCTGCATGGCATCGGTGCCGAGCAGGTGGCAGACCAACCCGATTTCAAAGCACTCTGGCCTGAGCTTCTCCCCTATTTTGAAAACGAACTCGTGATTGCCCACAATGCAGGATTTGACATGCATGTGCTACGGAGTTTGCTCCTTCACTACGAGATTCCTTTCAATGAAATGCCATTTACCTGCAGCATTAAAGTAGCTAAAAAAGTGTGGAAAGAGCACCAGCGATATGGTTTGAAATCACTTACAAAAATTCTCGGAATTGAGCTCGAACACCACCGTGCAGAATCAGATGCAAAAGCATGCGCGCTGATTGCATGCATGGCATTTCGTGAAAACCAGGTGAGCATCACCGAAGAGATCATTACAAAACTCAATATTTACCCAGGCAGCATTTCTTTAGAAAAACTGGTTTCCACCCGTAACAAACCGGAGCTGGTAAAAAGAGGTAAGCGATATTTCTACCGTGAAATGGAATAG
- a CDS encoding T9SS type A sorting domain-containing protein: MKKNSTVVIVCLLIISGLQHMAFSQDLNHCGATEMQLKLWAQYPELWQAQQDYDQQIRDQIAASDNTRDEDEVYIIPIVFHVIHNYGSEYISDEQIEDQVRVLNDDYRKMNADTAAIVNAFLGIAGDAHIEFRLAKKTSGGGCTTGIDRIQSHETYQGNDGSKLSQWPRNMYLNVWTVNKMQNGVAGYAYYPSSVAGFLAPYDGIMILSDYIGSIGSSSVQTSRALTHEIGHYLNLPHTWGSTNSPGVECGDDGVQDTPETKGWTSCNLSGAVCNAGVIENVQNYMEYAYCSKMFTEGQIAIMRGILNNPVSDRDNLWSASNLIATGTNDGYVAECAPRADFNPKFYNICQGADIAFTNFSWGGDASSWSWDIPGGTPSTSTEESPVIVFNEAGKHTITLTATNAAGSSTVSKDIYVSPPTPSYSHYYFEDFEDVNKFNNDWIIRNIDGNGSEWALATNAAYEGSHCARIDNFNGDQGDVDYMISPAMDLSGMGEINLSFRYAAASGSSNVTNINDALRIYTSSNCGESWYLRNVRSGLDLINNGAYGNYFTPGATTGTWSLATVSFPSIVAQPNIRIKFEFTGGSYGNNLYIDDIAVSEYGVGIQSPASGTAALNIFPNPNNGDFTLTYSLPEAAEVRVSIIDLTGREIFEVSNEQQAAGSHQQSVQADAVQSLSKGIYFLRMQSNGETNVKKLVIE; this comes from the coding sequence ATGAAAAAAAATAGTACAGTAGTAATTGTTTGCCTGCTTATCATTTCCGGTCTCCAACACATGGCCTTTTCGCAGGATCTGAATCATTGCGGCGCCACAGAAATGCAGTTGAAACTCTGGGCACAATACCCTGAATTATGGCAGGCGCAGCAGGATTATGATCAGCAAATCCGTGATCAGATCGCTGCCAGCGATAACACCAGGGATGAAGATGAAGTCTACATTATTCCTATTGTATTTCATGTAATTCATAATTATGGAAGTGAATACATTTCTGATGAACAGATAGAAGATCAGGTGCGTGTACTGAATGATGACTACCGCAAGATGAATGCGGATACTGCGGCCATCGTAAATGCTTTTTTAGGAATAGCAGGTGATGCGCATATCGAATTCAGGCTGGCAAAGAAAACGTCCGGCGGCGGTTGCACAACAGGCATCGACCGTATCCAATCTCATGAAACATACCAGGGCAACGACGGATCAAAACTCTCTCAGTGGCCGAGAAATATGTATCTGAATGTGTGGACAGTGAATAAAATGCAGAATGGCGTTGCAGGATATGCTTATTATCCTTCTTCTGTAGCCGGTTTTCTGGCACCTTATGATGGCATCATGATACTAAGTGATTATATAGGATCTATTGGATCGAGCAGTGTACAAACTTCAAGAGCACTCACCCATGAAATTGGTCATTATCTCAATCTGCCGCATACCTGGGGCTCCACCAATTCACCCGGAGTGGAATGTGGTGATGATGGCGTTCAGGATACGCCTGAAACAAAAGGATGGACCAGTTGTAATCTGAGCGGAGCAGTTTGCAATGCCGGCGTAATCGAGAATGTGCAGAATTACATGGAGTATGCGTATTGTTCAAAAATGTTTACGGAAGGACAGATAGCGATCATGAGAGGCATCTTAAATAATCCTGTTTCTGATCGCGATAATCTTTGGTCAGCAAGCAACCTGATTGCAACCGGAACCAATGATGGCTACGTTGCAGAATGTGCACCGCGTGCGGATTTTAACCCGAAATTTTACAACATCTGCCAGGGTGCTGATATTGCTTTTACTAATTTTTCATGGGGCGGCGACGCTTCAAGCTGGTCGTGGGATATTCCGGGTGGTACACCTTCTACTTCAACCGAAGAAAGTCCTGTGATTGTTTTTAATGAAGCTGGCAAGCACACCATTACACTTACAGCTACGAATGCCGCAGGGTCCAGCACTGTTTCAAAGGATATTTATGTAAGTCCGCCTACTCCCAGCTATTCGCATTATTACTTCGAAGATTTTGAAGATGTGAACAAATTCAACAATGACTGGATCATCAGGAATATTGATGGAAACGGATCAGAGTGGGCGCTTGCTACGAATGCAGCATATGAAGGTTCCCATTGCGCCCGGATTGATAACTTCAACGGTGATCAGGGAGATGTAGATTATATGATCAGCCCTGCAATGGATCTTTCAGGAATGGGCGAGATCAACCTTTCCTTTCGCTATGCTGCTGCTTCAGGAAGTTCGAACGTAACCAACATAAATGATGCGCTCAGAATTTATACTTCGAGCAATTGCGGAGAATCGTGGTATTTAAGAAATGTGCGCTCCGGACTTGACCTGATTAATAATGGCGCGTATGGAAATTATTTTACACCCGGAGCAACCACTGGTACCTGGAGTCTGGCAACTGTATCTTTTCCATCCATTGTTGCGCAACCCAATATCCGCATCAAGTTTGAATTTACCGGCGGCAGCTATGGCAACAATTTATATATCGATGATATCGCGGTTTCTGAATATGGAGTAGGCATTCAGTCGCCTGCTTCCGGTACTGCTGCGCTCAATATTTTCCCTAACCCGAACAATGGTGATTTTACGCTTACCTACAGTCTGCCTGAAGCAGCTGAAGTGCGTGTTTCCATCATCGACTTAACAGGAAGAGAAATATTCGAGGTTTCAAACGAACAACAGGCAGCCGGCAGTCATCAGCAATCAGTACAGGCAGATGCAGTGCAATCTCTATCTAAAGGCATTTATTTTTTAAGGATGCAGTCGAATGGCGAAACGAATGTGAAGAAGCTCGTGATTGAATAG
- a CDS encoding ADP-ribosylglycohydrolase family protein — protein MNYSDKIKSVLFGVAVGDALGVPVEFHSRQTIRKNPVTDMIGYGTYNLPPGTFSDDSSLTFCLAEALTNEFDLNTIGQNFVRWCYHNYWTPRGNVFDIGIATRQAIDRLAKGERPDLAGGFDVSSNGNGSLMRISPLTFYLLDKPIHERYEITKQVSSITHGHIRSVIACFYYLEFARQLFAQKDKFEIYKNLQTEITHHLSYLSINLTEVALFDRLLKQNIYELTEENIFSSGYVLHTLEAGIWCLLTTDNYKDAVLKAVNLGEDTDTTGAVTGGLAGLLYGLDNIPANWIKQIAKQDDIEELAERLAEKFASLQSDKRQ, from the coding sequence GTGAACTATTCCGACAAAATAAAATCGGTTCTTTTTGGTGTTGCAGTTGGTGATGCACTTGGCGTTCCAGTTGAGTTCCACAGCAGGCAAACCATTCGTAAAAATCCTGTAACCGATATGATTGGTTACGGCACTTATAATTTACCTCCAGGAACGTTCTCTGATGACAGCTCACTTACTTTTTGTCTTGCAGAAGCATTGACAAACGAATTTGACTTAAACACTATCGGACAAAATTTTGTAAGGTGGTGCTACCATAATTATTGGACACCGCGAGGAAATGTTTTTGATATTGGTATTGCAACCCGGCAAGCAATTGACCGGCTTGCAAAAGGTGAACGGCCAGATTTAGCAGGAGGTTTTGATGTTTCTTCCAACGGCAACGGCTCACTCATGAGAATTTCGCCTTTGACTTTTTATTTGTTGGACAAACCTATTCATGAACGCTATGAAATAACAAAACAAGTTTCTTCCATCACTCACGGACACATTCGTTCTGTAATTGCCTGCTTCTACTATCTTGAATTTGCCCGGCAACTATTTGCACAGAAAGATAAGTTTGAGATTTATAAAAACCTGCAAACAGAAATCACACATCACCTCTCTTATCTTTCAATCAATCTGACAGAGGTTGCCTTGTTTGACCGTTTGCTAAAACAAAACATATATGAACTGACGGAAGAAAATATTTTTAGCAGCGGTTATGTGTTACACACTCTTGAAGCTGGTATTTGGTGTTTGCTGACAACTGACAATTACAAAGACGCTGTTTTGAAAGCGGTAAATTTAGGTGAGGACACAGATACAACAGGAGCGGTAACAGGCGGACTTGCAGGATTGCTTTACGGACTTGACAACATTCCAGCGAATTGGATAAAACAAATAGCAAAACAGGACGACATTGAAGAACTTGCGGAACGATTGGCCGAGAAGTTTGCCAGCCTCCAATCGGATAAGCGGCAGTGA